A section of the Spirosoma pollinicola genome encodes:
- the rnr gene encoding ribonuclease R: protein MRNGKPKQNKYTKDATGQPARGQSNPARPREKGVEKSGKSHVRPIQQADSFLDEMKNDIMAFFQINDQQSFTQEQVLDHFDTSDRRMKLIMHGLIGELTDEGTIVRLADGSYRADADANVIEGIVDHVNSRFAFVIPNTEASVRRDKDDDIWVSSDDLAGAVDGDRVRVVKFTDSRNGGRSGARRRIEGKVASVVERGRAELVGRIEVWPTYGFVVPDSKKIYDDIFIPKEKLGGASDGEKVIVRLTKYPDSTSHKQRFEGEVTTVLGIAGQNNTEMHAILAEFGLPIHFPADVEQEAEAIPTKILKKELAKRRDMRDVTTFTIDPIDAKDFDDALSVQMLDNGNYEIGVHIADVTHYVLPGSKLEEEAFKRATSVYLVDRVVPMLPEKLSNGLCSLRPNEDKLTFSAVFELTPEARIVKEWFGRTAIHSDRRFAYEEAQDILNSNSGDYLEELRLLNELAYKLRDERFKNGAINFETVEVRFRLDENGVPLAVYPKIRQDTNKLIEEFMLLANKRVAEYVHLLSKQNKHGEENTMVYRVHESPAEDKLRSFSEFARKLGYKLNVDDEHISGSMNRFMASIEGKPEANMLQQLAVRTMSKARYSTEDLGHFGLAFKRYSHFTSPIRRYPDMMAHRLLQHYLDKGKPADRDEYEEKCRHSSEREKMASDAERASIKYKQVEFMSRMAPDQAFEGVISGVTEFGIFVEITENSCEGLVRMQDLSDDFYEFDKDNYRIIGSRTKKMYTFGDAVVVRLKEANLARRSMDFALVSDKAGRATDLTTSHRSGRSDDNRRSGGSSRGSTSSRNSGGSKSKEGTAAKGENRRGGRGRK from the coding sequence ATGAGAAACGGAAAACCAAAACAAAATAAATATACAAAGGATGCTACTGGCCAACCCGCCCGTGGACAATCCAATCCGGCTCGCCCACGGGAAAAAGGGGTCGAAAAATCAGGGAAGAGTCATGTAAGGCCAATACAACAGGCCGACTCCTTCCTGGACGAAATGAAGAACGACATTATGGCGTTTTTCCAGATTAATGATCAGCAGTCGTTTACGCAGGAGCAGGTACTTGACCATTTTGATACCAGCGACCGCCGTATGAAATTGATCATGCACGGTCTGATTGGCGAGCTGACCGACGAAGGTACTATCGTTCGTCTGGCCGATGGCAGCTACCGGGCCGATGCCGATGCTAACGTTATCGAAGGCATAGTAGACCATGTTAATTCGCGCTTTGCCTTTGTCATTCCAAACACAGAGGCCAGTGTTCGTCGCGATAAAGATGACGACATCTGGGTGTCGAGCGACGATCTGGCCGGCGCTGTCGATGGCGACCGGGTTCGGGTAGTTAAGTTCACAGATTCGCGTAACGGAGGCCGCAGCGGTGCCCGTCGCCGGATTGAAGGCAAAGTTGCCAGCGTTGTTGAACGGGGCCGCGCTGAACTGGTTGGGCGTATTGAAGTATGGCCAACCTACGGGTTTGTTGTGCCCGACAGCAAGAAAATATACGACGACATTTTTATCCCGAAAGAGAAACTTGGCGGGGCCAGCGATGGGGAAAAAGTCATTGTCCGGTTAACCAAATACCCCGATTCGACCAGTCATAAGCAGCGATTTGAGGGCGAAGTAACTACAGTGCTGGGTATAGCCGGGCAAAACAACACCGAAATGCACGCTATTTTGGCGGAATTTGGGTTGCCCATTCACTTTCCTGCCGATGTGGAGCAGGAAGCAGAAGCCATTCCGACCAAAATTCTAAAGAAAGAGCTGGCTAAACGGCGTGATATGCGTGATGTAACAACATTCACCATTGACCCGATTGATGCCAAAGATTTCGATGATGCGTTATCGGTGCAGATGCTCGACAATGGAAACTACGAAATTGGTGTTCACATTGCCGATGTAACACATTATGTATTGCCCGGTTCGAAGCTGGAAGAAGAAGCCTTCAAACGAGCCACCTCCGTTTATCTGGTTGATCGGGTGGTGCCTATGCTTCCCGAAAAGCTCTCGAACGGTTTGTGTTCACTCCGGCCCAACGAAGATAAGCTGACATTCTCGGCGGTCTTCGAACTGACACCGGAAGCCCGCATCGTGAAGGAATGGTTTGGCCGAACAGCCATTCACTCCGACCGGCGTTTCGCCTACGAAGAAGCGCAGGACATTCTGAACAGCAACAGTGGCGATTATCTGGAAGAACTCCGCTTGCTGAACGAGCTGGCCTACAAACTCCGCGACGAGCGGTTCAAAAACGGAGCCATCAACTTCGAAACCGTTGAAGTACGCTTCCGGTTAGACGAAAACGGTGTCCCACTAGCCGTTTACCCGAAGATCCGTCAGGATACCAACAAACTCATTGAAGAGTTTATGTTGCTGGCCAACAAACGTGTTGCCGAGTACGTGCATTTGCTCTCGAAGCAAAACAAGCATGGCGAAGAAAACACGATGGTATATCGGGTTCACGAATCACCTGCCGAAGATAAGCTCCGCAGCTTTTCGGAATTTGCCCGTAAACTAGGCTATAAGCTTAACGTCGACGACGAGCACATCTCTGGCTCCATGAACCGCTTCATGGCAAGCATTGAAGGCAAGCCCGAAGCCAATATGCTCCAGCAGCTGGCCGTCAGGACTATGTCGAAGGCGCGGTATAGTACAGAAGATCTGGGCCACTTTGGGCTGGCCTTCAAACGGTATTCGCACTTCACTTCGCCCATTCGTCGCTACCCCGATATGATGGCGCACCGCTTGTTGCAGCATTACCTGGATAAGGGCAAACCCGCCGACCGGGACGAGTATGAAGAGAAATGTCGGCACTCATCGGAACGCGAGAAAATGGCGTCCGATGCCGAACGGGCCAGCATTAAATACAAGCAGGTTGAATTTATGAGTCGGATGGCACCCGATCAGGCATTCGAAGGGGTCATTTCGGGCGTTACCGAGTTCGGCATTTTCGTAGAAATCACCGAAAATAGTTGCGAAGGCCTGGTTCGGATGCAGGATTTAAGCGACGATTTTTACGAATTCGATAAAGATAACTATCGCATCATTGGCAGTCGCACCAAAAAGATGTACACTTTTGGCGATGCTGTAGTCGTGCGCTTGAAAGAAGCCAACCTCGCTCGGAGAAGCATGGATTTTGCCCTGGTCAGCGACAAAGCCGGTCGGGCTACCGACCTGACTACCAGTCATCGTTCAGGTCGGAGTGATGATAATCGTCGCTCCGGAGGCAGTTCGCGCGGGTCGACATCATCACGCAACAGTGGTGGATCGAAAAGCAAGGAAGGTACTGCCGCAAAAGGCGAAAACCGGCGCGGAGGCCGCGGACGGAAGTAG
- a CDS encoding 3'-5' exonuclease, translated as MPQPVSWKRRLKNFLFIDLKTVAGEPSLVAVEPRLQRQWEEKSRFFKSDDELSAAGWYDRRASYFAEFGKIICIGVGGLFFDDDDKPHLKVKLLSNDDEQALLNDFLVIVNRYPPGELTLCAHNGKEFDFPYLCRRLMVNGLPLPPALQISGKKPWDIPHRDTLEHWQFGDKRHFVPLDLLAAVLNIPTRPLEWTGDRTSEIYYREHDWPRIEQYARDSMVMLVQVYLKMVGAPLVADEHIILSD; from the coding sequence ATGCCTCAACCCGTTTCCTGGAAGCGTCGCCTTAAGAACTTCCTCTTTATCGATCTCAAAACGGTGGCGGGTGAGCCGTCGTTAGTAGCTGTTGAACCGCGTCTGCAACGACAGTGGGAAGAGAAAAGCCGTTTTTTCAAGAGCGACGATGAACTTTCGGCAGCGGGCTGGTATGACCGGCGGGCTTCCTACTTTGCCGAGTTTGGTAAAATTATCTGTATTGGTGTGGGCGGACTGTTTTTTGATGATGATGACAAGCCCCACCTAAAAGTTAAGCTTCTGAGCAATGACGATGAGCAAGCGTTGCTGAACGATTTTCTGGTCATTGTTAACCGCTACCCACCCGGCGAACTCACCCTCTGCGCGCATAATGGCAAGGAATTTGACTTCCCTTATTTGTGTCGGCGGCTGATGGTCAACGGGTTACCATTGCCACCAGCGTTACAGATTTCGGGCAAGAAACCCTGGGATATTCCGCACCGGGACACGCTCGAACACTGGCAGTTTGGCGATAAACGGCATTTTGTGCCACTCGACCTGCTGGCGGCTGTTCTGAACATACCCACCCGCCCGCTCGAATGGACAGGCGACCGTACCAGCGAGATTTATTATCGCGAACACGATTGGCCACGTATTGAGCAGTACGCACGCGATTCAATGGTGATGCTGGTTCAGGTCTATTTGAAAATGGTGGGTGCCCCGCTCGTGGCCGACGAGCATATTATCTTGAGTGATTGA
- the lipB gene encoding lipoyl(octanoyl) transferase LipB: MNSLINKQVEVRQLGLIGYQEAWDEQERLFASIVNQKLQNRASPNDKQQPTTNYLLFCEHPPVYTLGTSGHAENLLIDEARLATEFGATFFKIRRGGDITYHGPGQLVGYPILDLDNFFTDIHRYMRLLEESIIMTLADYGLQAGRIEGVGSERLTGVWLDATGSNPRKICAMGVKASRWVTMHGFALNVNTDLSYFNHIVPCGITDKAVTSLAVELGHEVSLDDVSNKVQRHLFDLFDMELVTGRAGVPLG; the protein is encoded by the coding sequence ATGAATAGTCTTATTAATAAACAAGTTGAGGTTCGGCAATTGGGATTGATCGGGTATCAGGAAGCCTGGGATGAACAGGAACGCCTGTTTGCCTCGATAGTCAATCAGAAATTACAGAACCGTGCTTCTCCCAATGATAAACAGCAGCCAACTACCAATTATCTGCTGTTTTGTGAACATCCGCCGGTGTACACATTGGGAACAAGCGGCCACGCCGAAAACCTGTTGATCGACGAGGCTCGACTGGCTACCGAATTCGGTGCAACGTTTTTTAAGATTCGGCGCGGTGGCGATATTACCTATCACGGCCCTGGTCAGTTAGTAGGCTACCCTATTCTGGACCTGGATAATTTCTTTACGGATATTCACCGCTATATGCGGTTACTGGAAGAGAGCATTATTATGACCCTTGCTGACTATGGTTTACAGGCGGGCCGAATCGAAGGCGTCGGTTCGGAACGGTTAACAGGTGTCTGGCTTGATGCCACCGGAAGCAATCCCCGTAAAATCTGTGCGATGGGCGTTAAAGCTAGCCGTTGGGTAACGATGCATGGTTTTGCGTTGAACGTTAACACAGATTTGAGTTATTTTAACCATATTGTCCCCTGCGGCATCACTGACAAAGCAGTTACGTCGCTGGCGGTTGAATTGGGGCATGAGGTCTCGCTGGACGACGTATCAAACAAGGTTCAGCGTCACTTATTCGACCTGTTCGATATGGAGCTTGTAACGGGCCGTGCTGGCGTACCATTGGGCTGA
- a CDS encoding YraN family protein has protein sequence MAQHNETGKQGEAEAVRYLRENGYELVAQNYRYQHAEIDIIAKKGKLLIFAEVKTRTNLNYGNPEEFVSFTKAKLVMKAAEHYIFAHGWMHDIRFDIIAVTLAGNEFNSKHIEDAFS, from the coding sequence ATGGCACAACACAACGAAACCGGTAAACAGGGCGAAGCAGAAGCCGTCCGTTACCTGCGCGAAAATGGCTATGAACTAGTCGCCCAGAACTACCGCTATCAGCATGCGGAGATTGACATTATTGCCAAAAAAGGAAAATTGCTGATCTTTGCTGAAGTTAAAACCCGCACAAACCTTAACTACGGAAACCCCGAGGAGTTTGTATCGTTTACGAAAGCTAAACTGGTTATGAAAGCTGCTGAACACTACATTTTTGCTCATGGGTGGATGCACGATATTCGCTTCGACATTATAGCGGTTACGCTGGCAGGAAATGAGTTCAACAGTAAACACATTGAAGACGCATTTTCGTGA
- a CDS encoding S41 family peptidase translates to MRNFFVWRSALLFMASSLLVVTSCKKSTDVTPTGPVTDKEVNGWILDNMKTYYYWNDKLPVNPDVSLTPDVFFKSLLNTYDVATNPTGDRFSWIQESADELKASLNGETKTDGIEYKLYLRTASSNDVIGKILYVQKGSPAAKAGLKRGDIFYQINGQTLNTGNYIDLVYSTSDTKTYTLASVDATNAIVNTTTTRQTTAVVFQANPVFLDSVYTIKGKTIGYFVYNQFATGPTGADDHTYDNQVDAVFARFKTKGVTDLVLDLRYNPGGYVTAAQNLGSLIGKGVDPSKIFYKKEYSKTLTASLTASYGADWFNGYFLQKSSNIGANLRTLTILTTGGTASASELVINGLRPFMDVTTIGSTTYGKNVGSITISDEKGRIKWGMQPIVTKTFNSLNQSDYSTGFKPSVEVKEYSNEVWKQLGDVNESMLSTAIARITGAGRVAAHADGPTFELGSSIDRRAGRSNMFFRDKLPAEQH, encoded by the coding sequence ATGAGGAATTTTTTCGTTTGGCGATCGGCCCTGCTTTTTATGGCTTCGTCCCTGTTAGTGGTTACGTCGTGTAAGAAAAGTACAGACGTTACGCCTACCGGGCCAGTTACCGATAAGGAGGTTAACGGCTGGATACTGGATAACATGAAGACCTACTATTACTGGAACGATAAACTTCCGGTAAATCCCGATGTATCACTAACGCCTGATGTCTTTTTTAAATCGTTGCTCAATACGTATGATGTTGCGACGAACCCAACTGGTGACCGGTTTTCATGGATACAGGAGAGTGCCGATGAACTGAAGGCATCGCTGAATGGCGAGACTAAAACGGATGGTATTGAGTATAAACTTTATTTGCGCACGGCCAGTAGCAACGATGTGATTGGTAAAATACTGTATGTGCAGAAAGGGTCCCCTGCTGCTAAGGCCGGACTGAAACGAGGTGATATATTTTATCAGATTAACGGTCAAACGTTAAATACAGGCAATTACATAGACCTTGTTTACAGCACCAGCGATACAAAGACGTACACGCTGGCCAGTGTAGACGCCACCAATGCTATTGTCAACACCACGACGACCAGACAAACAACCGCCGTTGTGTTTCAGGCTAATCCGGTTTTTCTGGATTCGGTCTATACCATCAAAGGAAAAACAATCGGCTATTTTGTTTATAATCAATTCGCTACGGGGCCAACCGGCGCCGACGATCATACCTACGACAATCAGGTCGATGCTGTGTTTGCCCGATTCAAAACGAAAGGTGTAACCGATCTGGTTCTCGATCTTCGCTACAATCCCGGTGGCTATGTGACAGCCGCACAAAACCTGGGGAGTTTGATTGGGAAAGGCGTTGATCCATCGAAAATTTTTTACAAGAAAGAATATAGTAAAACATTGACAGCGAGTTTGACGGCGTCGTATGGTGCCGATTGGTTTAATGGTTACTTTCTGCAAAAATCCAGTAACATCGGTGCTAACCTGCGCACCTTGACGATACTCACAACAGGCGGTACGGCATCGGCCAGCGAATTGGTTATTAATGGCTTGCGCCCGTTTATGGATGTAACGACCATTGGTTCAACAACTTACGGTAAGAATGTAGGCTCAATTACCATTTCCGACGAAAAAGGCCGTATCAAATGGGGCATGCAACCCATTGTAACGAAGACATTCAATTCGCTGAACCAGTCCGATTACTCCACTGGGTTCAAACCATCCGTAGAGGTAAAAGAATACAGCAATGAAGTTTGGAAACAATTGGGCGATGTAAACGAATCTATGCTGAGTACGGCTATTGCCCGAATTACGGGAGCGGGGCGTGTTGCGGCTCACGCTGATGGGCCTACGTTTGAACTTGGTTCATCCATTGACCGCAGGGCTGGTAGAAGCAATATGTTTTTCCGTGATAAGCTGCCTGCTGAGCAACATTAA
- a CDS encoding BCNT domain-containing protein, giving the protein MYEKNIGTKQKALRVNLDRRIYGSFAEIGAGQETAAMFFKAGGSSGTIAKTMSAYDMTFSDSIYGVEESGRYVVESRLVKMLSKEYSLLEKRLAEKRGPDTTFFAFANTVVALNYQKTNEAHGWLGCRFQLNPQSGYNDVIIHVRMIDNENILQQQALGIIGVNLIYGCYYYAKSPETLVLSLMDDLAPERIQIDMIRFNGPDFSDVDNRLMSLHLVKNGFTDAALFGADGQVLQPSEALYKKHILVMRGRLRPVTNVQMDMIENGLKQFKDEADVEANRVVSMAELTLHNLKANEQGIDEKDFLDRVDILCSMGQTVMISNYLEYYKLVNYLARLTRLKIGLIVGIPNLEYIFEESHYEFLPGGILESFATLFSRKVKLFVYPTLKGGAIYTCNEFKLPPTLEPLFQYLVRNDKIEDITDYNEQNLHISTDRVLEMIQLGEDGWETMVPARVAEQIKENCLFGYPCEVEYVPIGKQVRQQQEEEQVPVK; this is encoded by the coding sequence ATGTACGAAAAGAATATAGGTACTAAGCAGAAAGCATTACGAGTCAATCTCGACCGACGTATTTACGGCTCTTTTGCCGAAATAGGTGCCGGTCAGGAAACAGCCGCTATGTTTTTTAAAGCTGGTGGCTCATCGGGAACCATTGCCAAAACAATGTCGGCTTACGACATGACATTTAGCGACTCCATCTATGGCGTTGAAGAAAGCGGCCGGTATGTAGTTGAGTCGAGGCTGGTGAAGATGCTGAGTAAGGAATATAGTTTGCTCGAAAAGCGACTGGCCGAAAAACGAGGCCCCGATACTACTTTTTTTGCCTTTGCCAATACGGTTGTCGCCCTGAATTACCAGAAAACCAATGAAGCACATGGCTGGCTTGGCTGCCGGTTTCAGCTTAATCCCCAGTCGGGTTATAATGATGTCATTATCCACGTCAGGATGATCGACAACGAAAATATCCTACAGCAACAGGCATTGGGTATCATTGGCGTCAACCTGATTTATGGTTGCTACTATTACGCTAAATCGCCCGAAACGCTGGTGCTGTCGTTGATGGATGATCTGGCACCAGAACGGATTCAGATCGATATGATCCGGTTTAACGGTCCCGATTTTTCGGATGTCGATAACCGGCTGATGAGCCTGCACCTGGTTAAGAATGGCTTTACTGATGCCGCCCTGTTTGGTGCCGACGGGCAGGTACTGCAACCCTCGGAAGCGCTCTATAAAAAGCACATTCTGGTGATGCGTGGGCGTTTAAGACCGGTTACGAATGTCCAGATGGATATGATCGAAAATGGCCTAAAGCAGTTTAAGGATGAAGCTGATGTGGAGGCAAATCGAGTCGTGTCGATGGCCGAGTTGACCCTGCATAATTTGAAAGCTAACGAGCAGGGTATCGACGAAAAAGACTTTCTGGATCGGGTAGATATCCTGTGTTCGATGGGGCAGACGGTAATGATTTCCAATTACCTGGAATATTACAAACTTGTTAATTATCTGGCCCGGCTAACACGCCTGAAGATCGGCCTGATTGTGGGCATACCGAACTTGGAATACATATTTGAGGAAAGCCACTACGAATTTTTGCCGGGGGGCATTCTAGAATCGTTTGCCACGCTGTTCAGTCGAAAGGTAAAATTATTCGTCTACCCAACGCTGAAAGGAGGGGCAATCTATACGTGTAATGAGTTCAAATTGCCGCCTACGCTGGAGCCTTTGTTTCAATACCTAGTGCGTAATGATAAAATAGAAGACATCACTGACTATAACGAGCAGAACCTGCACATCTCAACAGACCGCGTTCTGGAGATGATTCAGCTGGGTGAAGACGGTTGGGAAACTATGGTACCGGCTCGCGTGGCTGAGCAAATTAAAGAAAATTGCCTGTTTGGCTACCCCTGCGAGGTAGAATATGTTCCTATTGGCAAACAGGTGCGCCAGCAACAGGAAGAAGAACAGGTACCTGTCAAATAA
- a CDS encoding DinB family protein — translation MENRQYPIGPFLSKETYSDDELVSLIKVIESSPSQYRQLVANLSTMELAKTYREGSWTVQQLVHHVSDIALLHFLRMKKALTESPNEAAVMIDMNRWAATADATSAPIIDSITMFEGVHRRYAYLAKSLTPPMLAISYFHPTRQIQINQAQALAMSAWHVQHHLAHIKLALA, via the coding sequence ATGGAAAACCGACAATATCCCATAGGGCCTTTCTTAAGTAAGGAAACTTACTCAGACGACGAATTAGTCAGTCTTATTAAGGTGATTGAGAGCAGTCCGTCACAATACCGGCAACTGGTAGCAAACCTCTCGACTATGGAGTTAGCTAAAACATATCGAGAAGGTAGCTGGACTGTACAGCAGCTTGTACACCATGTGAGTGATATTGCTTTGCTGCATTTTTTACGAATGAAAAAAGCCTTGACAGAATCGCCAAATGAGGCTGCTGTCATGATCGACATGAACAGGTGGGCTGCTACTGCCGACGCAACCAGCGCCCCCATTATCGACTCAATAACAATGTTTGAAGGCGTACACCGCCGATATGCCTATCTGGCCAAATCATTGACGCCACCTATGCTGGCTATTAGCTACTTCCACCCGACCCGGCAAATACAGATTAATCAGGCTCAAGCCTTAGCGATGTCGGCCTGGCACGTGCAACATCACCTGGCGCACATTAAGCTGGCCCTGGCGTAA
- a CDS encoding DUF6965 family protein encodes MQLCTEHQELINFFDNRPLPTGPQHINEYSVFLNLTAAVDNQLKQLQSDVEASQKSAAAMLFEVKFWLSKQ; translated from the coding sequence ATGCAATTATGTACCGAACATCAGGAATTAATAAATTTCTTTGACAACCGTCCACTACCTACAGGCCCTCAACACATTAACGAATACAGCGTTTTCCTCAATTTAACAGCTGCGGTGGATAACCAGCTTAAGCAATTGCAAAGCGATGTAGAAGCATCCCAAAAATCGGCAGCCGCCATGCTTTTCGAGGTAAAATTCTGGCTCTCAAAACAATAA